The following are encoded together in the Streptomyces sp. NBC_00341 genome:
- a CDS encoding TerD family protein, with amino-acid sequence MGVSLSKGGNVSLTKAAPNLTAVIVGLGWDARTTTGGDFDLDASALLTNAEGKVGNDGNFVFFNNLKSPDGSVEHTGDNLTGEGEGDDEVIKVNLAGVPADVDKIVFPVSIYEAESRQQSFGQVRNAYIRVVNQADNSELARYDLSEDASTETAMVFGELYRNGAEWKFRAIGQGYASGLRGIAQDFGVNV; translated from the coding sequence ATGGGAGTCAGCCTCAGCAAGGGCGGCAACGTCTCGCTGACCAAGGCCGCGCCCAACCTGACCGCGGTCATCGTGGGTCTGGGCTGGGACGCTCGTACCACCACCGGTGGAGACTTCGACCTCGACGCCAGCGCCCTGCTGACGAACGCCGAGGGCAAGGTCGGCAACGACGGCAATTTCGTCTTCTTCAACAACCTCAAGAGCCCCGACGGCTCCGTCGAGCACACCGGTGACAACCTCACCGGTGAGGGCGAGGGCGACGACGAGGTCATCAAGGTCAACCTGGCCGGTGTCCCGGCCGATGTCGACAAGATCGTCTTCCCGGTCTCGATCTACGAGGCCGAGTCGCGCCAGCAGAGCTTCGGCCAGGTGCGCAACGCGTACATCCGCGTGGTCAACCAGGCCGACAACAGCGAGCTCGCCCGCTACGACCTGAGCGAGGACGCCTCGACGGAGACCGCCATGGTCTTCGGCGAGCTGTACCGCAACGGCGCGGAGTGGAAGTTCCGTGCCATCGGTCAGGGCTACGCC
- a CDS encoding DUF3052 domain-containing protein, whose translation MSATADHAEERTNPAARLGFEPGQVVQEIGYDDDVELELREGIEATIGQDLVDEDYDDVADVVLLWFRDEDGDLTDALVDAIGLLEEGGTVWLMTPKTGRDGYVEPSDINEAAQTAGLAQTKSISAGKDWTGSRLATPKVAAKPRR comes from the coding sequence GTGAGCGCGACCGCGGACCACGCGGAGGAGCGGACCAACCCGGCAGCACGCCTGGGGTTCGAGCCCGGACAGGTGGTCCAGGAGATCGGCTACGACGACGACGTCGAGCTGGAGCTCCGTGAGGGCATTGAGGCCACTATCGGCCAGGATCTCGTCGACGAGGACTACGACGACGTCGCAGACGTCGTCCTGCTCTGGTTCCGCGACGAGGACGGCGACCTTACGGACGCGCTGGTGGATGCCATTGGTCTGCTCGAGGAAGGCGGCACGGTCTGGCTGATGACGCCGAAGACCGGCCGTGACGGATACGTCGAGCCGAGCGACATCAACGAGGCTGCCCAGACAGCCGGTCTCGCCCAGACCAAGAGCATCAGTGCGGGCAAGGACTGGACGGGCAGCCGTCTGGCCACACCGAAGGTGGCGGCCAAGCCCAGGCGCTGA
- a CDS encoding peroxiredoxin: MAIEVGTKAPDFELKDNHGRTVKLSEFRGAKNVVLLFYPFAFTGVCTGELCALRDELPTFENDDTQLLAVSNDSIHTLRVFAEQEGLEYPLLSDFWPHGETSRAYGVFDEEKGCAVRGTFIIDKEGVVRWTVVNGLPDARDLNDYVKALGTL, encoded by the coding sequence ATGGCGATCGAGGTCGGCACCAAGGCCCCGGATTTCGAGCTGAAGGACAATCACGGCCGGACCGTGAAGCTCTCCGAATTTCGCGGCGCCAAGAACGTGGTGCTGCTGTTCTACCCGTTCGCCTTCACCGGCGTCTGCACGGGTGAGCTCTGCGCCCTGCGCGACGAGCTGCCCACGTTCGAGAACGACGACACGCAGCTGCTCGCCGTCTCCAACGACTCCATCCACACCCTGCGCGTATTCGCCGAGCAGGAGGGCCTGGAGTACCCGCTGCTGTCGGACTTCTGGCCGCACGGCGAGACCTCGCGGGCGTACGGCGTCTTCGACGAGGAGAAGGGCTGCGCGGTGCGCGGCACCTTCATCATCGACAAGGAGGGCGTGGTGCGCTGGACGGTCGTCAACGGCCTGCCCGACGCGCGCGACCTCAACGACTACGTCAAGGCGCTCGGCACTCTCTGA